Proteins found in one Pseudomonas sp. P8_241 genomic segment:
- a CDS encoding ATP-dependent DNA helicase, translating to MNYSIAVRALCEFTAKAGDLDLRFTPSPTALEGIVGHRTVASRRSEGYRSEVSLEGYFQTLTVKGRADGYDPAQNCLEEVKTYRGDLSKQPDNHRQLHWAQAKIYGWLMCRKLDLPQINLALVYFDVVSEKETCLVAACSADELQQFFEAHCARFLQWAEQEMIHREGRNRAAQQLAFPHADFRPGQRHLAESVYKAVSTGRCLMAQAPTGIGKTVGTLFPMLKALAPQQLDKVYFLTAKTPGRKLALDAAQVILEGAGAPPLRVLEMVARDKACEHPDKACHGESCPLARGFYDRLPAARQAASQLSLLNHNGLRKIALAHDVCPYYLSQEMARWADVVVADYNYYFDFTALLFGLAQANNWKVAVLVDEAHNLVERGRQMYSASLDQWTLNGVRKNAPEVLKKPLQRVNREWNALHNQQTGTYQAYDKAPEKLLQALSSCSASIGDYLNDHPQGLDSALQSFYFDMLQFGRVAELFDEQFLFDISKRDLERKRPLSTLCLRNVVPAGVIRPRLTAARSTVLFSATLSPRHYYADLLGTPADMVCIDVESPFHADQLKVHIVNQISTRFVHRESSLGPIVELIARQFTELPGNYLAFFSSFDYLQQVAQLLAQTHPHIKAWSQSRGMAEEQRQQFLDQFSADGQGVGFAVLGGAFGEGIDLPGARLIGAFIATLGLAQFNPVNEQLKHRMAAIFGAGYDYTYLYPGVQKVVQAAGRVIRTQQDQGVVMLIDDRFGEGKVKQLLPRWWSIAPTLLYPAM from the coding sequence TTGAACTACAGCATTGCGGTACGGGCACTGTGTGAATTCACCGCCAAGGCCGGTGACCTCGATCTGCGTTTCACCCCTTCACCGACGGCGCTGGAAGGCATTGTCGGGCATCGCACGGTGGCGTCACGTCGCAGTGAAGGCTATCGAAGCGAAGTCTCCCTGGAAGGATATTTTCAGACATTGACCGTCAAGGGCAGGGCGGACGGCTATGACCCGGCGCAAAACTGCCTCGAGGAGGTCAAGACTTACCGTGGCGACTTGAGCAAACAACCGGACAACCACCGCCAGCTGCATTGGGCCCAGGCAAAAATCTATGGCTGGTTGATGTGCCGCAAACTCGATCTGCCACAGATCAATCTGGCGCTGGTGTACTTCGATGTCGTCAGCGAGAAGGAAACCTGCCTGGTCGCTGCCTGTAGTGCCGATGAGCTGCAACAGTTTTTCGAGGCGCATTGCGCGCGATTCCTGCAGTGGGCCGAGCAGGAAATGATCCATCGCGAAGGACGCAATCGGGCCGCGCAACAATTGGCGTTCCCCCATGCCGACTTTCGACCGGGGCAGCGTCACCTCGCTGAATCGGTGTACAAGGCCGTCAGTACCGGGCGCTGCCTGATGGCCCAGGCCCCGACGGGGATCGGCAAAACCGTGGGCACGCTGTTTCCGATGCTCAAGGCCCTGGCGCCACAGCAACTGGACAAGGTGTACTTCCTCACGGCGAAAACTCCCGGACGCAAATTGGCCCTGGACGCGGCGCAGGTCATCCTTGAAGGCGCCGGCGCACCACCGTTACGGGTTCTGGAAATGGTTGCCCGGGACAAGGCCTGCGAACACCCGGACAAAGCCTGTCATGGCGAATCCTGTCCACTGGCCCGCGGGTTTTATGATCGTCTGCCGGCGGCGCGTCAGGCGGCGAGTCAATTGAGCCTGTTGAACCACAATGGATTGCGCAAGATTGCCCTGGCGCACGATGTCTGTCCGTATTACCTGAGTCAGGAAATGGCACGCTGGGCAGACGTCGTGGTTGCCGATTACAACTACTACTTCGATTTCACCGCATTGCTGTTCGGATTGGCGCAGGCCAATAACTGGAAAGTCGCGGTACTGGTCGACGAGGCCCACAACCTGGTAGAGCGCGGCCGCCAGATGTACAGCGCCAGCCTTGATCAATGGACCTTGAATGGCGTCCGAAAAAACGCGCCAGAAGTGCTTAAAAAGCCGTTGCAGCGGGTCAATCGCGAATGGAATGCGCTGCATAACCAGCAAACCGGCACCTATCAGGCTTATGACAAGGCCCCGGAAAAACTGCTGCAGGCATTGTCCTCGTGCAGCGCCAGCATTGGCGACTATCTGAACGATCACCCCCAAGGGCTCGACAGCGCCCTGCAAAGTTTCTATTTCGACATGCTGCAATTTGGCCGGGTGGCCGAGTTGTTCGATGAGCAGTTCCTGTTCGATATCAGCAAGCGCGATCTCGAGCGCAAGCGCCCACTTTCGACGCTGTGCCTGCGCAATGTGGTGCCCGCCGGCGTCATCCGCCCACGCCTGACTGCTGCGCGCAGTACCGTGCTGTTTTCCGCGACCCTCAGCCCCCGGCACTATTACGCGGATTTGTTGGGGACCCCAGCGGACATGGTATGCATCGATGTGGAATCGCCCTTTCACGCCGATCAACTGAAAGTGCACATCGTTAACCAGATTTCCACACGCTTCGTTCACCGCGAGTCATCCCTCGGGCCGATTGTGGAACTGATCGCCAGGCAATTCACCGAACTTCCCGGTAATTACCTCGCATTTTTCAGTAGTTTCGATTATTTGCAGCAAGTGGCGCAGTTGTTGGCGCAAACTCATCCACACATCAAGGCATGGTCGCAGTCCCGAGGGATGGCCGAAGAGCAACGCCAACAATTTCTCGACCAGTTCAGCGCCGATGGCCAGGGCGTCGGTTTCGCGGTGCTTGGCGGCGCGTTCGGTGAAGGCATCGATTTACCCGGCGCGAGGCTGATCGGCGCGTTTATCGCAACGCTTGGTCTGGCACAATTCAATCCGGTCAATGAGCAGCTCAAGCATCGGATGGCGGCGATCTTTGGTGCAGGATACGACTACACCTACCTGTATCCCGGTGTGCAAAAAGTGGTTCAGGCTGCAGGTCGGGTGATCCGGACGCAGCAGGATCAAGGGGTGGTGATGTTGATAGACGACCGGTTTGGAGAAGGCAAGGTCAAGCAGTTATTGCCCCGTTGGTGGTCAATCGCACCGACGCTTCTTTATCCCGCGATGTAA
- a CDS encoding VRR-NUC domain-containing protein: protein MTAHPLDDPFYYLNNFMQVLDWLEHRYADVLSVEEQSFLRDFKRLPRETSALLVRMVMRKGIHFRASKLHYDEIGDIATAVEPLLEMGWVDEHTPLSMETLFEVLLKAEILQCFSMAIDQPKGRKSDWLPALSERFPQAQRFTDWCPTLEERLFSLTIMSLCDRLRLMFFGNLYQDWSEFVLADLGVYIYEKVEFCAESRGLRNRADVDACVLLHEYQQQFESGAALDEVVERISGLVLDNPWLQRRRAKLLFQMAQHCERIADFSTALNLYRKCSYPGARSRLIRVLERCGEFQLALEQATLAEQAPESAAEHQQLLRVLPRLRRKLGGPPIKRASPRPMQRLDLQLPRSEPALSVEFHVQAHLSQGMAPVHYVENSLINSLFGLLCWPAIFAPLPGAFFHPFQRGPVDLLNEDFHERRAQLFQACLAELDDGRYRQTIRERYTGKWGVQSPFVFWSVLSEELLDQALDCLPAEHLKHWFNRLLQDIKANRAGMPDLIQFWPQEKTYRMIEVKGPGDRLQDNQVRWLEFCHEHQMPIAVCYVQWSEPGA, encoded by the coding sequence GTGACCGCACATCCTCTTGATGATCCTTTCTATTACCTCAATAACTTCATGCAAGTGCTTGATTGGCTTGAGCATCGTTACGCCGATGTACTGAGCGTCGAGGAGCAGTCCTTCCTTCGCGACTTCAAACGGTTGCCCCGTGAGACGAGTGCACTGCTGGTCAGAATGGTGATGCGCAAGGGCATTCACTTCAGGGCGAGCAAACTGCATTACGACGAAATCGGTGATATCGCTACGGCGGTCGAACCATTGCTCGAAATGGGGTGGGTTGATGAACACACGCCATTATCGATGGAAACGCTGTTCGAGGTGCTACTCAAGGCCGAGATCCTTCAGTGTTTCAGCATGGCCATCGACCAGCCCAAAGGAAGGAAAAGCGATTGGCTGCCGGCACTGAGCGAACGGTTCCCGCAGGCGCAACGTTTCACCGACTGGTGCCCGACACTCGAGGAGCGCCTGTTCAGCCTGACCATCATGAGCCTGTGCGATCGCCTGCGCTTGATGTTTTTTGGCAATCTTTATCAGGACTGGTCAGAGTTCGTGCTCGCCGACCTTGGTGTCTATATCTACGAAAAAGTCGAGTTCTGTGCCGAGTCAAGGGGCCTGCGTAACCGCGCGGACGTGGATGCCTGTGTCCTGCTGCACGAATATCAGCAACAGTTCGAGTCAGGAGCAGCGCTGGACGAAGTGGTTGAACGGATTTCAGGTTTGGTGCTGGACAACCCATGGCTGCAACGACGACGCGCCAAGCTGCTGTTCCAGATGGCCCAACACTGTGAACGCATCGCGGACTTCTCCACGGCCCTCAACCTGTACCGCAAGTGCAGCTATCCCGGGGCGCGTTCACGGCTGATTCGGGTGTTGGAACGCTGCGGTGAGTTCCAGTTGGCCCTGGAACAGGCGACGCTGGCCGAGCAAGCGCCGGAAAGTGCCGCCGAACACCAGCAATTGCTCCGTGTACTGCCCCGATTACGACGCAAGCTCGGTGGGCCGCCAATCAAACGCGCCTCACCTCGGCCAATGCAACGCCTGGATCTGCAGTTGCCCAGAAGTGAGCCCGCGTTGTCGGTGGAGTTCCATGTTCAGGCGCATTTGTCGCAAGGAATGGCGCCGGTGCATTACGTCGAAAACAGCTTGATCAATTCATTGTTCGGGTTGCTGTGCTGGCCGGCGATTTTCGCGCCGCTGCCGGGGGCTTTTTTCCACCCGTTCCAGCGCGGGCCCGTGGACCTGCTCAATGAAGACTTCCATGAGCGCCGGGCGCAACTGTTCCAGGCATGTCTCGCTGAACTCGACGACGGGCGCTACCGCCAGACCATACGCGAACGCTACACCGGCAAGTGGGGCGTGCAGTCACCGTTCGTGTTCTGGAGCGTGCTCAGCGAAGAATTGCTCGATCAGGCTCTGGACTGCTTGCCCGCCGAGCACCTCAAGCACTGGTTCAACCGCCTGTTGCAGGACATCAAAGCCAACCGCGCCGGCATGCCGGACCTGATTCAGTTCTGGCCGCAGGAAAAGACCTACCGCATGATCGAGGTCAAGGGGCCTGGTGATCGATTGCAGGACAACCAGGTTCGCTGGCTTGAGTTTTGCCATGAACACCAGATGCCTATCGCCGTCTGCTATGTGCAATGGTCGGAGCCAGGCGCTTGA
- a CDS encoding cation:proton antiporter: MGFTAWVAVLGAVLLTLALTSSYLRWMPVTTSAVCLVLGVVIGPAGLQLLTLDIKDAAFWMEHLSEVAVLFSLFVCGLKLRLNLRDRRWRVAFTLAGPVMVLTIAGVSVLLHFTFELPWGPSLLIGAILAPTDPVLASLVQVNDAKDYDPVRFGLTGEAGLNDGIAFPFVILGLLFMQSSGSPQAWLDDWALKRLLWAVPAGLLTGYWMGRGIGRLTLFMRIKNADSTFSPNDYLALALIALAYVVAETIQGYGFLSVFAAGLGLRQAEVSSSGDAHTPAEHLVQPVVGHQNVEPEAAVHGDVENLEDSQVAAGIMMGDMLSFGGLVERSMEVFLVTLLGVVLIAHWDWRALVIALVLFVVIRPLVVLLMPWGRLINGPQRLLIGWFGIRGIGSFYYLFYALNHDLPPSVATLCADITLSVVALSILVHGISTQPMLARYELHNRPVISSPGQ; this comes from the coding sequence ATGGGCTTCACGGCCTGGGTGGCGGTGCTGGGTGCGGTGTTGCTCACCCTTGCGCTCACATCGTCCTACCTGCGCTGGATGCCGGTGACCACCTCGGCAGTGTGTCTGGTACTGGGCGTGGTCATCGGACCGGCCGGGCTGCAATTGCTCACGCTCGATATCAAGGATGCGGCTTTCTGGATGGAGCATCTGTCCGAGGTCGCGGTACTTTTTTCACTGTTTGTCTGCGGTTTGAAACTGCGGCTGAACCTTCGCGACCGCCGATGGAGGGTTGCATTCACGCTGGCCGGGCCAGTGATGGTGCTGACCATTGCCGGGGTCAGCGTGTTGCTGCATTTCACTTTTGAATTGCCGTGGGGGCCGTCGTTGTTGATCGGGGCAATACTGGCGCCTACCGACCCGGTGCTGGCGTCACTGGTGCAGGTCAACGACGCCAAGGATTATGATCCGGTTCGATTCGGATTGACGGGTGAGGCAGGCCTCAACGACGGCATTGCATTTCCCTTTGTCATCCTTGGTTTGCTGTTTATGCAATCCAGCGGCAGCCCGCAGGCATGGCTTGATGACTGGGCATTGAAACGGCTGTTATGGGCAGTACCCGCAGGCTTGCTGACGGGCTACTGGATGGGGCGCGGGATCGGCCGTCTGACCCTGTTCATGCGCATCAAAAATGCTGACAGCACGTTCTCACCCAATGATTACCTGGCCCTCGCCCTGATTGCTTTGGCCTATGTCGTGGCCGAAACGATCCAGGGCTATGGATTTCTTTCGGTGTTTGCCGCTGGCCTGGGGTTGCGTCAGGCCGAGGTCAGTTCGTCGGGTGACGCCCACACTCCGGCTGAGCATCTGGTTCAACCCGTCGTCGGTCATCAGAATGTCGAGCCTGAAGCCGCTGTGCACGGTGATGTGGAAAACCTCGAAGACAGTCAGGTCGCAGCCGGGATCATGATGGGCGACATGTTGTCGTTTGGCGGCTTGGTGGAGCGATCCATGGAAGTGTTTCTGGTCACGTTGCTGGGCGTGGTGCTGATTGCACACTGGGATTGGCGGGCACTGGTGATCGCGCTGGTGTTGTTTGTCGTGATTCGCCCGCTGGTTGTGCTGCTCATGCCGTGGGGCCGGTTGATCAATGGCCCGCAGCGCCTGCTGATTGGCTGGTTTGGTATCCGTGGCATCGGTAGCTTTTATTACCTGTTCTATGCCTTGAATCATGACCTGCCGCCTTCGGTCGCCACGTTATGTGCCGACATCACGCTCTCGGTCGTAGCGCTGAGCATTTTGGTGCATGGCATCAGCACCCAGCCGATGCTTGCTCGCTACGAGCTGCACAATCGCCCTGTCATTTCATCGCCTGGGCAATGA
- a CDS encoding YgdI/YgdR family lipoprotein, translating to MNIKTLGLPLAVAAFLALAGCSTPTVVTLQNGTQYLTKDIPKTKTKDGFYEFEDISGANVKVRADEVATIRPEE from the coding sequence ATGAACATCAAGACTCTGGGCTTGCCCTTGGCGGTAGCGGCTTTTCTGGCACTGGCCGGATGCTCGACACCCACCGTCGTGACCCTGCAGAACGGCACCCAGTATTTGACCAAGGACATCCCGAAAACCAAGACCAAGGACGGTTTTTACGAGTTCGAGGATATTTCCGGCGCGAACGTAAAAGTCCGGGCCGATGAAGTGGCCACGATTCGGCCGGAAGAATGA
- a CDS encoding Yip1 family protein, which produces MSAPLVKLFTQPNFAWTDIRKEEEAHPRHYLAHLLILALIPAVCLYIGTTYVGWSLAENETVRLSPRSALHLCVMLYLSILVGIAVMGLFIRWMSRTFEARPTINQCIGFAAYTATPFFLAGIAGLYPSRWLAIAVLAAASAYSTFLLFIGLPTFMHERKEQGLLNSACVWGVGLLVLVTILVTMILMWFNVLTPEYLRATVG; this is translated from the coding sequence ATGTCCGCACCCCTTGTCAAACTGTTCACTCAACCGAACTTCGCCTGGACGGATATTCGCAAGGAAGAGGAAGCGCACCCGCGTCATTACCTGGCACATTTGCTGATCCTGGCGCTGATCCCTGCCGTGTGTCTGTATATAGGCACGACTTACGTCGGCTGGAGCCTGGCCGAAAACGAAACGGTACGGCTCAGCCCCCGTAGCGCCTTGCACCTGTGCGTCATGTTGTACCTGAGCATTCTGGTGGGCATCGCGGTAATGGGTCTGTTCATCCGCTGGATGTCTCGCACCTTCGAGGCGCGGCCGACGATCAATCAATGCATTGGCTTTGCCGCCTACACCGCCACGCCATTTTTCCTTGCCGGAATTGCGGGTCTGTACCCCAGTCGATGGCTGGCAATTGCAGTACTTGCCGCGGCATCGGCGTATTCGACGTTCCTGTTGTTTATCGGCTTGCCGACCTTCATGCACGAGCGCAAGGAGCAAGGTTTGCTCAATTCGGCGTGTGTCTGGGGCGTTGGTTTGTTGGTCCTGGTGACGATATTGGTGACGATGATCCTGATGTGGTTCAACGTGCTCACCCCTGAGTACTTGCGCGCTACCGTCGGATAA
- a CDS encoding PAS domain-containing sensor histidine kinase codes for MSEDRSKAAAIDDSRFKLLIDAVIDYAIYMIDPDGIITSWNAGARRFKGYEEAEILGQHFSRFYTEDDRRAGLPQRALDTALGEGRFEGEGWRVRKDGTHFWCHVVIDPIRDSSGTLLGFAKITRDLTDRKMAEEVLKQSEQQFRLLVQSVTDYAIYMLAPDGRLTNWNPGAQRIKGYFPEEVIGQHFSMFYTPEDREAGEPQRTLEVAVREGRFENKGWRVRKDGTRFLAHVVVDPIWGETGTLLGFAKITRDITEVTQAQQALEKTREALFQSQKMQAIGQLSGGIAHDFNNLLTVILGNLEIVRKRVTDDSKIIRLIDNATQGALRGVSLTQRMLAFARRQELKSEPVKLPALIEGISGLLRSSLGPSVTVETRFPRDLEQVLADVNQLELAVLNLVTNARDAMPHGGKILISARTEDAADSRVSSLSVGRYVCLSVADTGEGMDEETLASAMDPFFTTKGVGKGTGLGLSMVHGYIEQLGGRFILKSQKDLGTTAELWLPVATSESVAKPAALEAAVTVPRLCVLVVDDDSLVLTSTSLLLEDLGHRVISALSGARALEVFASETDIDLVITDMAMPQMSGEQLAHAIRLMKPALPIILATGYAERLEGFAADLPRLSKPFTQLNLVEIIAQAMK; via the coding sequence ATGAGTGAAGATCGATCCAAGGCAGCCGCCATCGACGACAGCCGTTTCAAGCTGCTGATCGATGCAGTGATTGACTACGCGATCTACATGATTGATCCGGACGGCATCATCACCAGCTGGAACGCGGGCGCCAGGCGATTCAAGGGTTATGAGGAAGCCGAGATTCTGGGACAGCATTTCTCGCGTTTCTATACCGAAGACGACCGCCGTGCCGGGTTGCCTCAACGGGCGCTGGACACCGCGCTTGGCGAAGGTCGATTCGAGGGGGAAGGCTGGCGGGTGCGCAAGGACGGCACGCATTTCTGGTGCCATGTGGTGATTGACCCGATACGCGACTCGTCGGGCACGTTACTGGGCTTCGCCAAGATCACCCGGGATCTGACCGACCGGAAAATGGCCGAAGAAGTGCTCAAGCAAAGTGAGCAACAGTTTCGCCTGCTGGTGCAAAGCGTGACGGACTATGCGATCTACATGCTTGCCCCGGATGGACGCCTGACCAACTGGAACCCGGGGGCGCAGCGCATCAAGGGCTATTTCCCCGAGGAAGTCATCGGCCAGCACTTTTCGATGTTCTACACCCCCGAAGATCGCGAGGCCGGTGAGCCGCAACGCACCCTGGAGGTCGCCGTTCGCGAAGGTCGATTTGAAAACAAAGGCTGGCGTGTGCGTAAAGACGGTACTCGGTTCCTCGCCCATGTGGTCGTGGACCCGATCTGGGGCGAAACCGGGACCTTGCTCGGGTTTGCCAAGATTACCCGGGACATCACCGAAGTCACGCAAGCTCAACAAGCATTGGAGAAAACGCGCGAAGCGTTGTTCCAGTCGCAGAAAATGCAAGCCATCGGCCAACTCAGTGGCGGGATTGCACACGATTTCAACAACTTGCTGACGGTCATCCTCGGCAACCTGGAAATCGTGCGCAAACGGGTCACGGACGATTCGAAAATCATCCGATTGATCGACAATGCGACCCAGGGTGCCTTGCGAGGTGTGTCCCTGACCCAGCGAATGCTGGCCTTCGCCAGACGTCAGGAACTCAAATCCGAACCGGTAAAGCTGCCAGCGTTGATCGAAGGCATTTCCGGCCTGTTGCGCAGCTCCCTTGGGCCATCTGTGACAGTTGAAACCCGCTTTCCACGGGATCTTGAGCAAGTGCTCGCTGACGTCAATCAGCTGGAACTGGCCGTTCTCAATCTGGTGACCAATGCCCGGGATGCGATGCCCCACGGCGGGAAAATCCTGATCAGTGCCCGAACGGAAGACGCTGCAGACAGCCGTGTGTCTTCGCTGTCGGTGGGACGTTATGTTTGTCTGAGTGTTGCCGATACCGGGGAGGGCATGGACGAGGAGACGCTGGCTTCTGCGATGGACCCGTTCTTCACCACAAAAGGTGTCGGCAAAGGCACAGGGCTCGGACTGTCAATGGTCCACGGTTACATAGAGCAACTGGGTGGGCGTTTCATCCTCAAGAGCCAGAAAGACCTGGGGACGACCGCTGAACTCTGGTTGCCGGTCGCTACCAGTGAGTCAGTCGCCAAACCCGCGGCACTGGAAGCTGCCGTCACGGTGCCACGCCTGTGCGTGCTGGTGGTGGACGATGACAGCCTGGTGTTGACCAGCACCAGCCTGTTGCTGGAAGACCTGGGACACCGGGTCATCAGCGCCCTTTCCGGTGCCAGGGCGCTCGAAGTGTTCGCCAGCGAAACCGATATCGATCTGGTCATCACCGACATGGCCATGCCGCAGATGAGTGGTGAGCAATTGGCCCACGCCATCCGTCTGATGAAACCAGCGTTGCCAATCATCCTCGCGACCGGTTACGCCGAACGCCTTGAGGGGTTTGCGGCCGATCTGCCTCGGCTTTCAAAACCGTTCACGCAACTCAATCTGGTGGAGATCATTGCCCAGGCGATGAAATGA
- a CDS encoding polyamine ABC transporter substrate-binding protein, whose amino-acid sequence MIRKTLTLAPLMLAASISQAAENVKIYNWSDYIAPDTTKNFQKETGIAFTYDVYDSNETLDGKLMTGKSGYDVVFPSNHFMARQIEGGALKKLDKSQLPNWKNLNPVLLKALQANDPGNEHGFPYLWGSTGIGYNIAKVKAVLGDNAPVDSWDLIFKPENMEKLQKCGVAILDNGPELLPAALNYLGLPHHSKKTEDYKKAEALLMKVRPYVSYFHSSKYTSDLANGDICVAVGFSGDILQAENRAKEAKNGIEIGYAIPKEGAAIWFDMVAMPVDAPDEKAGYAFMNYLLRPDVMADVSNYVHYANGNEQADSLIDPAIKNDTKVYPSPEMMGKLFALEAMPLNIDRVRTRVWNKIRTGS is encoded by the coding sequence ATGATCCGAAAGACACTGACACTGGCCCCATTGATGCTGGCTGCCTCCATCAGTCAAGCGGCCGAAAACGTCAAGATCTACAACTGGTCGGACTACATCGCGCCAGACACCACGAAAAACTTCCAGAAAGAAACCGGCATCGCCTTCACCTACGACGTCTACGACAGCAACGAAACCCTCGATGGCAAATTGATGACCGGCAAATCCGGTTACGACGTTGTGTTCCCGTCCAACCACTTCATGGCCCGACAGATTGAAGGCGGGGCGCTGAAGAAACTCGACAAGAGCCAATTGCCGAACTGGAAGAACCTCAACCCGGTGTTGCTCAAGGCGTTGCAGGCCAACGATCCGGGTAACGAGCACGGCTTCCCGTACCTGTGGGGCAGCACCGGCATCGGTTACAACATTGCCAAAGTCAAAGCGGTGCTGGGCGACAACGCACCGGTGGATTCCTGGGACCTGATCTTCAAGCCCGAGAACATGGAGAAACTGCAGAAGTGTGGCGTAGCGATCCTCGACAACGGCCCGGAACTGCTGCCCGCCGCGCTGAACTATCTGGGATTGCCACATCACAGCAAAAAAACGGAAGACTATAAAAAGGCTGAAGCCCTGCTGATGAAAGTGCGGCCGTATGTCAGCTATTTCCATTCGTCCAAGTACACCAGTGACTTGGCCAACGGTGACATTTGCGTGGCGGTCGGGTTCTCCGGCGATATCCTGCAAGCGGAAAACCGCGCCAAGGAAGCCAAAAACGGCATCGAGATCGGTTATGCGATTCCCAAGGAAGGCGCAGCGATCTGGTTCGACATGGTCGCCATGCCGGTTGACGCACCGGACGAAAAGGCCGGGTACGCGTTTATGAACTACCTGCTGCGCCCGGACGTCATGGCCGATGTCAGCAACTACGTGCACTACGCCAATGGCAACGAACAGGCGGACAGCCTGATCGACCCGGCGATCAAGAATGACACCAAGGTGTATCCAAGTCCGGAAATGATGGGCAAGTTGTTTGCGCTTGAGGCGATGCCGCTGAATATCGACCGGGTTCGTACGCGGGTTTGGAACAAGATTCGCACAGGTAGCTGA
- a CDS encoding SDR family oxidoreductase has product MNDYPKPPFPRQQQPVPGDQQKMDPYPDCGEQSYKGSGRLEGKIALITGADSGIGRAVAIAFAREGADVTIAYLNEHEDAKETARWVEQAGRQCLLISGDLAQKEHCQALVEKTVERFGRIDVLVNNAAFQMTHENLEDIPDEEWVMTFDVNITAIFRICQAALKYMKPGSSIINTSSVNSDMPNPTLLAYATTKGAIANFTAGLGQMLGPNNIRVNSVAPGPIWTPLIVSTMSEETIQNFGANTSLGRPGQPVEVAPIYVLLASDEASYITGQRYGVTGGKPML; this is encoded by the coding sequence ATGAACGACTATCCCAAACCGCCCTTCCCCAGGCAGCAGCAGCCGGTTCCCGGTGACCAGCAGAAAATGGACCCCTATCCCGACTGTGGCGAGCAAAGCTACAAGGGTTCCGGTCGGCTGGAGGGCAAGATTGCCTTGATCACCGGCGCTGACAGCGGTATCGGCCGCGCCGTGGCGATTGCCTTCGCCCGGGAGGGTGCCGATGTGACCATCGCTTACCTCAATGAACACGAGGACGCGAAGGAAACCGCGCGCTGGGTCGAACAAGCAGGCCGTCAATGTTTATTGATATCCGGGGATCTAGCGCAAAAGGAGCATTGCCAGGCCTTGGTCGAAAAAACCGTCGAACGTTTCGGTCGCATTGACGTGCTGGTCAACAACGCCGCGTTCCAGATGACCCACGAAAACCTCGAAGACATTCCCGACGAAGAATGGGTGATGACCTTCGACGTCAATATCACCGCCATTTTTCGAATCTGCCAGGCCGCGCTGAAGTATATGAAGCCCGGCAGTTCGATCATCAACACCAGCTCCGTCAACTCCGATATGCCCAATCCGACATTGCTGGCCTACGCCACAACGAAGGGCGCGATCGCTAATTTCACCGCCGGTCTTGGGCAAATGCTCGGACCAAATAACATTCGCGTCAACAGCGTGGCTCCAGGGCCGATCTGGACACCGTTGATCGTCTCGACCATGTCTGAAGAAACCATACAAAACTTCGGTGCCAACACATCGCTGGGGCGCCCGGGCCAGCCTGTGGAAGTCGCCCCGATCTACGTGCTGCTAGCCTCCGATGAAGCCAGTTACATCACCGGACAGCGCTACGGTGTTACCGGGGGAAAACCGATGCTGTAA